The genomic segment CGGGACGACGACCTCCTCGGGCAGGTCGTGCACCACCGCGGGCGGCGGCGCGGGCGCGTGCAGGACGGGATCCCCGCGACGCAGCTGATGGGTGGCCAGCATCGTCTCGTCGTGCTGCTGCTCGTGCTGGGCGACCATGCCGAACGCGAACGCGTGGCAGGTGAGGTCCCGTCCCCGCAGAGCGGCGCGCTCCAGCACGTCCATCGCCTTGTCCCGCACCTCCGTCACGTACCGGCGCGCCTCCTCCGGGCCGAGCAACGGCAACTCCGGCCGGGTGGAGCGGGGGTGCTGGAAGGCGTCGTAGAGGTCGTCGATGTCCGGACGCAGCGGGTCCCGGCCGCCCACGTCGCGGACGAGCCAGATCTCCTCCTGGCTGCCGACGTGCGCGAGGTCCCACACCAGCGGTGACATCAGCGTCGAGTGCTGCTTGACGAGGTCGGCGTCGTCCACCGCGTCGGTGAGTCCGGCACTGCGCCGACGCGCGCGCTCCAGCACCTCGGCGACGTGGGCTCTCAGCTCCTCTTCGGACAGGAGGTGAAGCGGGTGGCCCGCCTCGTCGATCGCGGCCTCCCTCGGGCGGAGGTCGAGGTCGCGGTGAACGCTGGTCATGGGCGTCACTCCCTTTCACACCGTCGCCACCGCCGCTCGACGGCACCGGCGATGTCGGTGATCGTGTGGTCGGGCAGGTCGAGGTCGGACAGCGCCGCACAGCCGAGTTCACCCACGGCGCGCGCCGCGGCGGCGAGAGCGACGTCGTCGGTTCCGTGCTGCGCCGCGGCGTCCCATTGCCCCGCGACGGGTTCGCAGAGCTCCAGCGCGGAGTCCACCGTGGACGGTGTGGAGAGGAGCGCCGCGAGCAGTGCCACGGGCGGGGCCCACTGCTGCACGGGCTGGGCGTCGAGATAGCGGATCTCCAGGTGCCCGTGCGGACGGACCGGCGGGAACAGGGTGGTGAGGTGGTACGACAGGTCGCCGAAGGTGGGCCGGGGCAACGCGGCCGCCTCGCCGCGCGCCTCGATCCAGTCGGCGAAGGTCAACCCGGCCGGCGCGTCCCACGACACCCCGGGTCGGCGCACGACCATCAACGGTGTGTCCAGGACGCGGGACGCCCAGCTCCCGGCCGGGTCGTCGCAGGGCTGCTGCGCGACGGTGCGGCACGGCTCGGTGTCCATCACGGACCGCCAGCGCGCCGACGCGAGTCCCGTGTCGACACCCGCGTGCCGCCGGGAGTTGGCGAACAGGGCCAGTAGCACCGGGCCGAGGGCATGAGCCGCGGCCCACCGGCGCGGAGCCTCGGACGCCTCCCCCGCGTCGACGCACACCTGCAACGCCGCCGTGCTGCACATCATCGTGATCCCGCCCGGGCCCCTCGGCGCGAAGCGGCGTTCCATCGCGGCGTAACGCGGGGTCGTCAGCAGTCGGGACGGCGCCCGGAAGGCGTCGATGGCCTCCGAGCCGAGTCGCAGGCCCGCGGAGGCGAGCCGGTCGGCGACGTAGGCGAGGTCGTGCTCAGCCGCCTCGACGAGGGCGCGGAACGACGCCGCGGGGGCGGTGGAGACCTCGACCTGTCCACCGGGTTCGAGCGTGAGAGCGGATCCCGCGGGCAACGGCGAGGCGGGGCTGTCGGGGACGAGTGTGCGGGGAGCGTGTGGGCCGAGAGCGGTGGCCAGCCGGGCTGCGGTCAAAGGACGGGCGGGGTCGATGACGTCGTGGACGAGATACTCCAGTTCGACACCGAGCAGGCGCGGAGGCCCGTGCTTGAAGCACACCGACGCGACGTACGCCTCGCCCTCCGCGCGATCGGAGACGACGCGCGCCGCGACCTCCTCGGGCTCGATGGTCGTGTCGGGGCGATCGCGGCGCCGTGGATCGCGGCTTTCCGGTTGCGCGACGGGTATCGCCGTCATGCCCACCCTCCCCATGCGTCGGTGGCCCGGACGTCGGAGCGAACGTCCGCGAACGTCTGAGAAGGGATACGACACTTCCGGATGAGCGAAACCTGTCAGCCCGGGACGGTCGGCGACGCACCCAGGCCGAGTTCCGCCGCCGCGGCACGCACGGCGTCGATGACCAGCCGCAACGCGGGTCGGCGCTGGCTGGTGCGGCGGTAGGCCACGGAGACGGTCCGCATCACCGGCGTCGCCAGGGTGACGATGTCGACGCCGGACGGTCGCAGGGTCAACCCGAGGTCGGAGACCAGGGTGACGCCCAGCCCGGCGCTCACCATCGCCATCGCCGTGGCCTGCTCCTCGACCTCGTGGTCGATCTTCGGCTGGAACCCGAACCGCTGGCAGGCCACCCGCACCGCCCGGCCGAACTGGCTCCGCGGACTCGCGAGGATCCACGGTTGGTCGGCGAGGTCCGACAGGCTCACCGAGCTCGCCGGCGCGGTGGCGGCGGGCATGGCGGCGTGCAGCCGCTCCACGGCCACCGCCGCGCGCTCCAACCCGGGATCCCACGGCGTCGGGGCGTCGGTGTAGTCGATGACGAACGAGAGGTCCAGCGCGCCGTCCCGCACCGCGTCGGCCGTCTCCTCGGGAGCGAGTTCGCGCGTGCGGACCTCGATGCCGGGGTGCTCCTCGGCGAGCGAGGCGAGCGCCGTGGGCAGCAGACCGGACGCCACCGACGCCCACACTCCCGCGGTCAGCCGCACCGACTGCGTCTGCTGCGCCTCCTCCAGCGCCAGCGTGGCCCGCTCGACCGCGCCGAGGATCTCCTCGGCGTGCTCGGTGAGCAGCATGCCGAGTTCGGTGAGCTGCACCCGGCGGCCCAGGCGCTCGAAGAGCTTCGCACCGACGTCCCGCTCCAGTTGCGCGAGCTGCTGCGACACGGCGGAGGCCGTGTAGTGCAGTGCCGCCGCCGCGGCGGTGACCGTGCCCCTGCGATGCAACTCCCGCAGCATCCGCAACCGATGCACCGACAGCTCCATGCATCAACACTAAAGGCAATCGTGCACGGTTCTTAACTGGACGTGAGCACGCGCTCGACCTCAGCCTGTGAGTACGCGCGGCGAGGCGCGAAAGAAGCACCGAAACACCGGGCAGGGCGTAACGAGGAGGGGTCGAGTGGGTCTCCAGCATGCTGCCGAACCGCTGCTGCGGTTGACGTGGACGGATCCGGTGACGGGCGCGCACGGCTACCTGGTCGTGCACACGCTGGTCTCCGGCCTGGCGACCGGTGGGACGCGCATGCGCGCCGGTTGCACCCTGTCCGAGGTCGAGGACCTCGCCCGGGGTATGGCCGCCAAGACGGCGACGTTCGACCTTCCCGTCGGCGGCGCCAAGGGCGGCATCGACTTCGACCCCAAGGATCCGCGGGCGCGGGGCGTGCTCAGCCGGTTCTGCCAGGCGATGCGCCCGTGGCTGGACGACCACTGGGTGACGGCCGAGGACCTCGGGGTACCGCAACACCTGATCGACGAGGTGTTCACGGAGCTCGGCCTCGGGCAGTCGTACCACGCGGCCATCCAGCGCTCGGCCGACCCGGAACGCACGCTGCGCCGGGTGCACGCGGGACTCTCCGCGCCCGTGCCGGGCGGACTGCTGCTCGGCGACGTGATCGGCGGCTACGGCGTGGCCCAGGCGTGTCTGGGTGTGGTGTCGGCGTGGGGCCGGGACAACGCCGAGACGACCGTGGCGATCCAGGGCATCGGCACGATGGGCGGCGGCGCCGCGTGGTACCTCCACGAGGCGGGCGTGCGCGTCGTGGCCGTCGCCGACGTCGCGGGCACCCTCTACGACCCGGACGGCCTCGACGTGCCCGCGCTGCTGGACGCCCGCGACCGCTACGGCGAGATCGACCGCAGCCGCGTACCCGAGCACGTCCAGCGGCTGCCCCGGTCGGCGGTGATCGCCACGGAGGCGGACGTCCTCGTTCCCGCCGCGGTGTCGTACGCGCTCACCCCGGACAACACCTACGACGTGAAGGCGTCCGCCGTCGTGGAGGCCGCCAACGCGGCGACCACACCCGAGGCCGAGGCCATGCTCGCCGCACGGGGCATTCCGGTGGTTCCCGACTTCGTGGCCAACGCGGGCGCCGCGGCGTGGGCGTGGTGGCTCATCCTCGGCCACGTCGGCACCGATCCGACCGACTCGTTCGTCAAGCTGCGGTCCGAGATGCAGTCGAAGGTGGCCTTGCTGCTCGCGGCGTGGCACAGCGATCGGGTGTCCCCGCGGCAGACGGCGATGGAGTTCGTCACGGTCCGGAACACGACACAGTCATCCTCCACCGACCAGGCGCTCACGATCCCCTGACGCGGGGGAGCACCGTCACAGTACGTACGTACGGATTGCGAACACGCAGCGTAGCTGCGAAGATCGTGGGATGCCACGGGTCAGTCAGGACCACCTCGCGGCGCGCCGTCGACAGATCCTCGACGGCGCCCGCGTGTGTTTCACGCGGTACGGCTACGAGGGCGCCACGGTCCGGCGGTTGGAGGAGGAGACCGGCCTGTCGCGCGGTGCGATCTTCCACCACTTCCGCGACAAGGACTCCTTGTTCCTCGCCCTCGCCGAGGACGACGCGCGGCGCATGGCCGACGTCGTCGCCGAGCAGGGTCTCGTCCAGGTCATGCGCGACCTGCTGTCGAACTCCCGCGAGCACCCCGCCGACTGGCTCGGCACCCGCCTGGAGGTCTCCCGGAGGCTGCGCACCGATCCGGAGTTCCGCGCCCGCTGGGCCGAACGCTCGGAGCAGCTGACGACCGCCACCCGCCGACGCCTGCTGTGGCAGCGGGACGCGGGCAACCTCCGCGACGACGTGAGCATCGACGTACTCACGTCGTACCTGGAACTGGTCCTCGAAGGACTCGTGTCGCACCTCGCCATGGGACTGCCCGCGGACGACCTCGAACCGGTGCTCGACGTCGTCGAGGAGAGTGTGCGGCGACACCGCGGTCGATCGACCGGCTCCACGGCCGGCGACGCCGAAGATCACAATGTCGATCGGTATGGGGAACAAGACATCCCGGACACTCGTTGAGCGTGGTTAAGATAGCGCCACGTCGAACGCCACTCGATATGGAGGAGTGACCACACTCGTGCGCGATGCGCAGTCACCCGGAGACAGTACCGAGCCGGGTGGCGAACCCGGCTGTCCCCACTCCACCAGCCCTGACCACGGCGGTGTCCTCTGATGGACATCCTGCTGACCGTTCTCGGCGTCCTCTTCGTCGTCCTGCTCACCGTCGGCACCGGCTTGGCCGTCGCGGCCGAGTTCTCGCTCACCACGCTGGAACGCAGCACGGTCGAGTCGAACGTCCGACAGGTCGGTGACAAACGCTCGAAGATGGTGCTCAAAGCGCACCGGACGCTGTCGTTCCAACTCTCGGGCGCACAGGTCGCCATCACGCTGACCACCCTCGTCACCGGGTACGTCGCCGAGCCGCTGCTCGGCCGCATCGTCCGCCCGATCCTGACGGGGTTCGGCATGTCCGAATCGGCCGCGGCCGGGACCTCGCTGGTGGTCGCCCTGTTGCTGGCCACGTCACTGTCCATGGTGATCGGCGAGATGGTGCCGAAGAACCTCGCCGTGGCCCTGCCCCTGAAGACGGCCCGCGCCGTGGCCGGCTACCACACGCGGTTCTCGATGCTGTTCCGCTGGCTCATCAACCTGATGAACAACAGCGCGAACTGGGTCGTCCGCAAGCTGGGCGTCGAACCACAGGAGGAGCTGCGGTCCGCGCGGTCTCCCCAGGAGCTCGGGTCGATCGTGCGCGCCAGCGCCGAGACCGGAACCCTCGACGTGTCCACCGCCCAACTGCTCGACCGGTCGCTGCGCTTCGGCGACCGCAACGCGGGCGAGCTGATGACCCCGCGCGTGCAGCTGGAAGCACTACACGTCGACGACACGGTCGTCGACATGGTGGCGCTCGCGCGCCGGACGGGACTGTCCCGATTCCCCGTCTATCGCGAGGACCTCGACGACGTCCAGGGCACCGTGCACGTCAAGCAGGCGTTCACCGTCCCGGCCTCCGAGCGGGCGTCGACTCCCGTGGGAGCGCTGATGCGGCCGATGCCGACCGTGCCCGAGTCGCTGCCCGGGGACGCGGTCCTCGACCGGCTGCGGGACTCCCGCTTCCAGCTCGCGATCGTGGTCGACGAGTACGGCGGCACGGCCGGGCTGGTGACGTTGGAGGACGTGGTCGAGGAGATCGTGGGCGACGTCCGCGACGAACACGACATCCGCGAGGAACCCGCGTCCCAGCAGCTCAGCGCCCACAGCTGGGTCCTGTCCGGACAGCTCCGCGACGACGAGGTGCTCGACGCCACCGGTTTCCGCATGCCGGAGGGCGACTACGAGACCATCGCGGGCCTGCTGTTGGAACGGCTCGGTGAGATCCCCGAGGTGGGCGCCACGCTCGACCTCGACGGCTGGCAGCTCGAGGTCACCGGCATGGACCGGCACCGGATCTCCGAGGTCACCGTGCGGCACCGGGAGGCGACCTCGTGAACGACTGGCTGTCCATCTCGCTGATCGGCGTGCTGCTGCTCGCCAACGCGTTCTTCGTCGGTGCCGAGTTCGCGCTCATCTCGTCGCGGCGGGACCGGCTGGAAGCCCTGCTGGAGCAGGGCAAGGCCCGCGCCAAGATCGTGATCAACGCCAGCAAGCACGTGTCGTTGATGCTGGCGGGCGCGCAGCTCGGCATCACGGTCTGTTCGCTGCTGCTCCTGCAGTTCGGCGAGCCCGCCGTGGCACATCAGCTGGAACTCGCGGTGCACGCACTCGGGATTCCGCTGCCGACCTACGCCGTGCACGCCGTGGCCTTCACCGTCACGCTGGTGGCGCTCACGCTCCTGCACGTGCTGATCGGTGAGATGGTGCCCAAGAACCTCGCCATCGCCGAACCCGAACGGCTCGCGCTGTGGCTGGTGCCCGTGCACGTGGCCTGGGTGCGCCTCACCCGGCCGTTCATCTGGTCCCTCAACAGCATCGCCAACGGCATCCTCCGACTCGGCAAGATCGAGCCGAAGGACGAGATCGAGACGGGATACACCTCCACCGAGCTGGCCGCGCTGCTGAGCGAGTCGCGGAGGGAGGGGTTGCTGGAGCAGGCCGAGCACCGCAGGCTGAGCCAGACCCTGTCGTCCGTCGAGAAGACCGTCGACGACGTGCTCGTCCCCCTGGACGAACTGACGACACTCCCCGAGCGCCCCACCGTCGGCGACGTGGAACGGGCGGTGTCCTCCACCGGCTTCTCGCGTTTCCCCGTGCGCGACGCGGGCGGGAAACTGACGAGTTACATCCACGTCAAGGACATCCTGGATCAGCTCGACGGCGACCCGTCCGTCGTCGTCCCGGCCACGAAGACCCGGAAGCTCACGGAGCTGACGCGGTCGGCCAAGCTCGACCAGGCTCTGTCGGCCATGCGCCGGGAGGGCAGCCATCTCGCGATGGCGGTCGACGCCGAGCACGACGTGGTCGGCATCGTGGCGCTGGAAGACCTGCTGGAGGAGTACGTGGGCACCGTCCGGGACGGCACCCACGTGACGGGACGGCCATGAGCCAGACCGGCATCCTGTCCGAACCCGAGTGGCGGGCCCGAGAGGACGCGCACGTGCATCGCGTGCGCGCGTGGACGGAACCGCACCGAAAGCGGCGCTCCCGCGGCGAGAAGCATCCCGTGCTGGACTTCCTGTTCACCTACTACTCGTTCCCGCCGGCACGTCTGGAACGGTGGCAGCCCGGACCCGAGGTCGTCCTCGCGGGTCCGGGCGCCCGCCGGTTCCTCGACCGACCCGGCTACCGCGAGACGGCCGACGGCGTCGTCCTCGACATCTCGGCCGTGCCCGACCGCCTCGCCCGCACCGCCCGCTACACGCTCTCGCTGCTCGAGGCCGTGGACGGGCGGCGGGCGCGCGTCGACTGCTTCGGCCTGCACGAGTGGGCCATGGTCTACCGCACGACGCCCGATCAGGTGCGGCACACACAGGTGCCGTTACGCCTGGGACACGCGCGGACCGACGCGGTGGTGGAGTCACTGGACGTGCGGTGCAGCCACTTCGACGCGTTCCGCTTCTTCACCCCCGAGGCCAGGCCGCTCAACCGGTTCGCCCCCACCCGGGAGACACAACCGGATCTGGATCAGCCGGGATGCCTGCACGTCGGCATGGATCTGTACAAGCACGCCTACAAGCTCGATCCGTTCGTGCCGTCGGAGCTGCTGGGCGACTGCTTCGTCCTGGCGGCCGACATCCGGGAGCTGGACATGCGCGCCAGCCCGTACGACCTCGCGTCCTACGGCTACTCCCCCGTTCCGATCGAGACGGCCGAGGGGCGCGCCGCGTACGCCCGGGCGCAGGCGGAGTTCGCCCGCCGAGCGGCGCCGCTGCGACGACGTCTCATCGACCTCTGCCGGGTCCTGCTCCAGCCCGCGGACACGCCGCGTTAATTCAGATCACATATTGATCACGCAATCCCCTGGTAGAGTGATCACGTTTTGGTCTCGCACACAGAGTGTCACTGCTGCGTCATCGACCGAGGGGGATGCGCGAGATGGGACGACACGACGGTCGTCACCGAGCCCGGCAACAGCCTGAACCGGCACAGTCCGTGACGTCGACGGGAACCCATCGGGCCGTGGGTCGCCGACGCGGCGTCGCGGCGTGGCCCATCGCCTGCGTCGTACTGGCCGGGCTGCTCGTGGCCGGCTGGTTCGGCTGGAACTGGGCCGACGGCGTGCTGGAGAGCCGGGCCGTGGCCGAGGTCGAGAGCTGCCAGGCCGGAGACACCACCGTCCGCGTCGCCGTCGACCCCGCGCTGGTGGATCCGGTCAGCACCGCGGCCGACCGGTGGAACCGCGAGGGAACCGTCGTGCGGGAGCACTGCGTGCACGTGGACGTCCAGGCCGTGCCTTCAGCAGAGGTCGAGGCGGTCCTCTCCGGAACCGCCGATCCCGCGGACATCGGCGGCTATCCGACGGCCTGGCTTCCGGACTCGGCCGAGCGGATCGACGCCCTCGCGCAGCAGCACCCCGAACTCATCGGCTCCTCGGGGCTGACCATCGCATCGGGCCCCGACGGCGAGCACCGCTACCTCGCAGTGGCGGGCCCCGACACCCGGGACGCTCAGCAGCACGCCGCCCAATCGTTCCAGAAGTTCCTGCTGCGACCCGCACAGCAACAGGCGTTCCGCGCCGCCGGTCTCACGCCGGCGAACGGCTGACCGCTCGCGGGGTCAGGGCACGGGCCGGCGGTCATCCGCGCAGCGGACTCGGACACGAACGGCGAGGTTTCCTGCGCGTCGGCGTTGATGGAGGGAAGCGTCGTCAGCCGGTGCGGCGAGCGTTGCGCCGCTCGGAAAGCTCGTCGGGGACGCTCGGTTCGATCTGCCCGCCGTCGGCCCGCTCGGCGGGGAACTCGTGCAGCGTTCCTGTGATCTCCTGCATCGCGTTGCTGACGGCGATACCGAACACACCCTGTCCGCCCTGGAGCAGATCCACGATCTCCTCCGGGGACGTGCACTCGTACACGGTGGCGCCGTCGGAGAACAACGTGACCTTCGCGAGGTCGCGCACCCCGCGCGCCCGGAGGTGGTCCACGGCGACGCGGATGTTCTGCAGCGAGACGCCGGTATCGAGGAGCCGCTTGACGATCTTCAGGACCAGAAGGTCTTTGAACGAATAAAGCCGCTGCGACCCGGAACCATGCGCGGTGCGGATACTCGGTGTCACGAGTTTCGTGCGCGCCCAGTAGTCCAGTTGCCGGTACGTGATCCCGGCGATCTGACAGGCGGCCGGACCACGGTAGCCCACCAGTTCGTCCGGCAACGAGCTGTCGGGGAACAACTCCCCTTGCTCACCGGCCATACTCGCCGGACTCTCGTCGACCACCCATGCCTCCTCTCGCCCGGCGTGGCGCCGGTAGCGAAACAAGACCGCCGATCCCGGGCCGGAACCGACCGGTTACGACAATCCCGCCACGACGAACCGCTCTACCAGCGTAATCACAACGGCGCGATTCACGTCCTTCCCGACGGTAAGCCCACCCGGCAGCCCGGTCAACGCGACGCGCGGACCATGGGGTGAGCTGCGTGCAGCCGTGACCCACTCGACATATTTACTTGCGTGAGTTACTTTTTACTCATGCGCGTAAACGACGAATTCGACGCCGGACTCGGCCTCACTCCGACCGAAGCCGCCCGCCGCGCACAAATCATCGACGCAACGGTGGACGTCATCGCAGAACTGGGTTTCGCCAAGGCGTCCTTCGCCCGAATCATCGAAAGGGCGGGACTCAGCAGTACGCGGATGATCTCGTACCACTTCGCCGACAAGAAGGAGTTGATGACCGCGACCCTGATGGCGCTCATCGACCACCACGACCGGTACGTGGAGGAACGCACTCCCGCCGACGCGGACAGGGCCACGCTGTTGCGGTCGTTCCTGGAGGTCGAGATCACCTACCTCGCCGCACACCCGCGGCAGGTCCTCGCGCTCTCCGAGATCGCCGCCAACGCGCGAGACTCCGACGGTTCACCGCTGTTCGACATCGTCGTGCACGACCTGCGGGTCGGTCGGCTCGCGCGCCAACTCACGCAGGGACAACGAGAGGGACAGTTCACGGACTTCGACCCGGAGATCATGGCGAGGACCATCCGGCACGCGCTCGAGGGACTGGCGCAGCAACTGGTCGCCGACCCCGGCCTCGACGTCGAGCACTACTCGGCCGAGCTGACGGCGTTGTTCACCAGGGCCACCGCCAAGCCCTGACAGATCAGGTGTCGGCGCCCCGGAAGTCTTCCGGCGACACGGAGTCGAGGAACTCGCGGAACTTCTCGACCTCGTCCTCCTGCTCGTCGGGGATGATCAATCCCGCCTCCTCCAGCACCGAGTCCTCGGCGTGGATGGGCACCCCGACGCGCAGGGCGAGCGCCACGGAGTCACTCGGCCGCGCCGACACCCGGACGTCACCGTCGAACACGAGCTCGGCGAAGAACGTACCTTCGCTCAGATCGGTGATGACGACCTGCTGAAGTTCCCGGCCGAGAGCGCCGATAATGTCCTTGAGCAGATCGTGAGTCAGCGGTCTGGCCGGGCGGACACCCTGCTGCTCCAACGCAATGGCCGTCGCCTCCACCGATCCGATCCAGATCGGCAGGTACCGCTCACCGTCGGTCTCCCGCAGCAGCAAGATCGGCTGGTTCGCGGGCAACTCGACCCGGACGCCGACGACGCGCATCTCGCTCATCGGGCTTCGCCTCCCTCTCCTGCGCGCGGGCCGCAGCGCTGTCAACGAGGATCCCGCGCCGACTCTACTCGACGCTACCCGTCATCAGGGCGCTGTGCTCGTCGCGAAACTTGTTGTCCTGCACGGCTCTGTTGCGAACCGGTTCATCTACGGTACGGCATTCGAGGGGCCGCGTAGACCCGCCGGTCTGGAGCGTCATCAACCCGACACATCGGAACTGTCCGCCACCCACACGAGTCTACCCACCGGTCACCCCGCGAATCCCGGTCTTGACGAGCAACGTGTGGAGGGTGACCGACAGCGCGGCGAGTTCGTTGACCAACTCGTCGCCCCTGGCCTTCGCGTCGGCGTCGCGCTGGCGGTACACCGGGGCGACGATCTGCTCGACCAGACCCACCTCCCGGTCGGCCGACGCCCGGAACGCCCGCAGGTGCCGCGGCTCGATGCCGTACTCGCTCATCGCCTTCACGGTGCGGGCGATCCGCACCGCGTCGGTGTCGTAGAAACCCGCGGCACTCGGCCTGACGAGCCCGTACTGCCGCAGCTCGTCCAGCATGGCCTCGTCGATCCCCGCGTCGCGCAGCAGGTCGTGCTCGGTGAGCCGCGCCGCGGCATCCGGGTCCGCGGCGAACTCCTCCGGACCGGGAACACCGGGCACCTGGTCACCGTCGTCGACC from the Saccharomonospora azurea NA-128 genome contains:
- the ftsR gene encoding transcriptional regulator FtsR, with the translated sequence MTAAGRPQREGLSIGAVLAQLRPDFPDVTISKIRFLESEGLVRPARTPSGYRQFGPADVERLRFVLAAQRDHYLPLRVIKEQLDAADRGDGAASAVPRLPRKLVAITSVDDGDQVPGVPGPEEFAADPDAAARLTEHDLLRDAGIDEAMLDELRQYGLVRPSAAGFYDTDAVRIARTVKAMSEYGIEPRHLRAFRASADREVGLVEQIVAPVYRQRDADAKARGDELVNELAALSVTLHTLLVKTGIRGVTGG
- a CDS encoding hemolysin family protein, with the translated sequence MDILLTVLGVLFVVLLTVGTGLAVAAEFSLTTLERSTVESNVRQVGDKRSKMVLKAHRTLSFQLSGAQVAITLTTLVTGYVAEPLLGRIVRPILTGFGMSESAAAGTSLVVALLLATSLSMVIGEMVPKNLAVALPLKTARAVAGYHTRFSMLFRWLINLMNNSANWVVRKLGVEPQEELRSARSPQELGSIVRASAETGTLDVSTAQLLDRSLRFGDRNAGELMTPRVQLEALHVDDTVVDMVALARRTGLSRFPVYREDLDDVQGTVHVKQAFTVPASERASTPVGALMRPMPTVPESLPGDAVLDRLRDSRFQLAIVVDEYGGTAGLVTLEDVVEEIVGDVRDEHDIREEPASQQLSAHSWVLSGQLRDDEVLDATGFRMPEGDYETIAGLLLERLGEIPEVGATLDLDGWQLEVTGMDRHRISEVTVRHREATS
- a CDS encoding bifunctional nuclease family protein, which encodes MSEMRVVGVRVELPANQPILLLRETDGERYLPIWIGSVEATAIALEQQGVRPARPLTHDLLKDIIGALGRELQQVVITDLSEGTFFAELVFDGDVRVSARPSDSVALALRVGVPIHAEDSVLEEAGLIIPDEQEDEVEKFREFLDSVSPEDFRGADT
- a CDS encoding Glu/Leu/Phe/Val dehydrogenase dimerization domain-containing protein codes for the protein MGLQHAAEPLLRLTWTDPVTGAHGYLVVHTLVSGLATGGTRMRAGCTLSEVEDLARGMAAKTATFDLPVGGAKGGIDFDPKDPRARGVLSRFCQAMRPWLDDHWVTAEDLGVPQHLIDEVFTELGLGQSYHAAIQRSADPERTLRRVHAGLSAPVPGGLLLGDVIGGYGVAQACLGVVSAWGRDNAETTVAIQGIGTMGGGAAWYLHEAGVRVVAVADVAGTLYDPDGLDVPALLDARDRYGEIDRSRVPEHVQRLPRSAVIATEADVLVPAAVSYALTPDNTYDVKASAVVEAANAATTPEAEAMLAARGIPVVPDFVANAGAAAWAWWLILGHVGTDPTDSFVKLRSEMQSKVALLLAAWHSDRVSPRQTAMEFVTVRNTTQSSSTDQALTIP
- a CDS encoding TetR/AcrR family transcriptional regulator; this translates as MRVNDEFDAGLGLTPTEAARRAQIIDATVDVIAELGFAKASFARIIERAGLSSTRMISYHFADKKELMTATLMALIDHHDRYVEERTPADADRATLLRSFLEVEITYLAAHPRQVLALSEIAANARDSDGSPLFDIVVHDLRVGRLARQLTQGQREGQFTDFDPEIMARTIRHALEGLAQQLVADPGLDVEHYSAELTALFTRATAKP
- a CDS encoding hemolysin family protein produces the protein MNDWLSISLIGVLLLANAFFVGAEFALISSRRDRLEALLEQGKARAKIVINASKHVSLMLAGAQLGITVCSLLLLQFGEPAVAHQLELAVHALGIPLPTYAVHAVAFTVTLVALTLLHVLIGEMVPKNLAIAEPERLALWLVPVHVAWVRLTRPFIWSLNSIANGILRLGKIEPKDEIETGYTSTELAALLSESRREGLLEQAEHRRLSQTLSSVEKTVDDVLVPLDELTTLPERPTVGDVERAVSSTGFSRFPVRDAGGKLTSYIHVKDILDQLDGDPSVVVPATKTRKLTELTRSAKLDQALSAMRREGSHLAMAVDAEHDVVGIVALEDLLEEYVGTVRDGTHVTGRP
- a CDS encoding MerR family transcriptional regulator yields the protein MAGEQGELFPDSSLPDELVGYRGPAACQIAGITYRQLDYWARTKLVTPSIRTAHGSGSQRLYSFKDLLVLKIVKRLLDTGVSLQNIRVAVDHLRARGVRDLAKVTLFSDGATVYECTSPEEIVDLLQGGQGVFGIAVSNAMQEITGTLHEFPAERADGGQIEPSVPDELSERRNARRTG
- a CDS encoding TetR/AcrR family transcriptional regulator, with product MPRVSQDHLAARRRQILDGARVCFTRYGYEGATVRRLEEETGLSRGAIFHHFRDKDSLFLALAEDDARRMADVVAEQGLVQVMRDLLSNSREHPADWLGTRLEVSRRLRTDPEFRARWAERSEQLTTATRRRLLWQRDAGNLRDDVSIDVLTSYLELVLEGLVSHLAMGLPADDLEPVLDVVEESVRRHRGRSTGSTAGDAEDHNVDRYGEQDIPDTR
- a CDS encoding LysR family transcriptional regulator; this translates as MELSVHRLRMLRELHRRGTVTAAAAALHYTASAVSQQLAQLERDVGAKLFERLGRRVQLTELGMLLTEHAEEILGAVERATLALEEAQQTQSVRLTAGVWASVASGLLPTALASLAEEHPGIEVRTRELAPEETADAVRDGALDLSFVIDYTDAPTPWDPGLERAAVAVERLHAAMPAATAPASSVSLSDLADQPWILASPRSQFGRAVRVACQRFGFQPKIDHEVEEQATAMAMVSAGLGVTLVSDLGLTLRPSGVDIVTLATPVMRTVSVAYRRTSQRRPALRLVIDAVRAAAAELGLGASPTVPG
- the egtA gene encoding ergothioneine biosynthesis glutamate--cysteine ligase EgtA, yielding MTAIPVAQPESRDPRRRDRPDTTIEPEEVAARVVSDRAEGEAYVASVCFKHGPPRLLGVELEYLVHDVIDPARPLTAARLATALGPHAPRTLVPDSPASPLPAGSALTLEPGGQVEVSTAPAASFRALVEAAEHDLAYVADRLASAGLRLGSEAIDAFRAPSRLLTTPRYAAMERRFAPRGPGGITMMCSTAALQVCVDAGEASEAPRRWAAAHALGPVLLALFANSRRHAGVDTGLASARWRSVMDTEPCRTVAQQPCDDPAGSWASRVLDTPLMVVRRPGVSWDAPAGLTFADWIEARGEAAALPRPTFGDLSYHLTTLFPPVRPHGHLEIRYLDAQPVQQWAPPVALLAALLSTPSTVDSALELCEPVAGQWDAAAQHGTDDVALAAAARAVGELGCAALSDLDLPDHTITDIAGAVERRWRRCERE